AGACATTTGACAATTCTGGTGGTGCTTCTGAAACTAAGGCACAAAAAGATGCATCCTCTCTTAGAAAGTTGGGAAAAGCTGTCAAAGGAAGAAAAAGTGATAGGGCAGAGGTAGCGTCAGAGTCGCTTTTAGATACTGCAACTGACCTGACCCTTCCCACAGAGGTAAACAAATAAAAGTTGGCTGTTCATCCCTTTCTGATATATTTTTAGTTAGCACTTGACACATTTATGAACCTTGTGTTTCTATGTCTCCTACAATTCTTTCCTTCAGTGGGTGCCACCAAATGTAAGTGTTCCCATACTGGATTTAGTTGACGTCATTCTCCAGCTCCAAGATGGTGGATGGATCAGGTATCCCGTATGTTTAATTTTGGAGTTGTCTCTTCTATCTAAGATTCTGATAACATCTTCGTTTTATCTGATgagtttttttattcatttaatgtaATTACGCTGTGCATTGCAGGAGACAAGCTTTTTGGGTGGCCAAACAAATCCTACAACTAGGAATGGGAGATGCCTTTGATGATTGGTTAATAGAGAAAATCCAGCTTCTGCGGAAGGGGTCTGTGGTTGCTTCAGGGATCAAGCGGCTTGAACAGGTATATTTCCATTGCTGCTAAAGAACtaagttttttctaaaaaaaaatttattgtcGTAATTATTCAAGACCGTTGTTCTCATGTTATTTTGATAGATACTCTGGCCTGATGGAATATTCCTAACCAAGCGCCCAAAGAGACGCACATCATCATCTTCAAATACAACCCCAGGTTCGCCCAATGATCAGCAACATACAGAAGTATCATCGCCTAAAATGGGTGATGACCAACAAGAGGCAAACCGACGTGCAAATTTTGTTTATGAGCTAATGATTGGTACTATCCTTTTGTCATGCAAGATCCCTATTTGATTTTTCCTCAACTATTAACCCATACAATTTGGAAGTTGGAATATCATTGgacttaattttttttccttttggatGCAGAAAAAGCACCTGCTGCTATTGTTGGTCTTGTTGGTCGCAAGGAATACGAACAATGCGCCAATGATCTATACTTCTTTCTTCAGGTGTGTGTTCTTTTAAAAATGTTGATTACTTGATCTTTACTTTTATTGACTACTATATGAAATCCAAGCATGGTTCATTGAATGCAACTTTTTATATATTCTTTGCCTGTGCAGTCATCTGTTTTCTTGAAGCAACTGGCTTTTGAGCTTCTGGAGCTGATTCTGTTGTCAGCATTTCCAGAACTGGAGAACTCATTTAAGCAGTTGCATGATGAAAAGCATAAATTTGGTGAGTTTAAACCGCATTAGAGGGTGTCTATTCTTGAGTATTGACGACACGATTCTGTTGTCAAATTGAGATTTTGCCAACGAAATATCATTGCCTTTCAATTGAACTTTTTCCGTGTCGAATTCATTGAGAAGTCCGAGTTGTGTAATGATATTTTGATATCGCAGCATCTTTGACGAAATTGTACGTAAAATATAAGATCAGTGCAAATATACGATATTTCGTACCaactttcctcttttttttttttttttgctgttaAAACGACactagaaaaaaaaacaattttattaattaattgacgCAAGATGTGctaattctatattcaatcctTAAGCGAATCTAGATTTTTGAAAATGGTCACAAAATCCTAAAACCTATTACAGAAAGCAGAGGAGATAGAATCCACGTTTTTTGAGATGCTGATACAAAACTTTTAAGCGTTATTACATCTTTTAAGAAATTTAATGCATGGTCTAGCCTGCGTAAGAGATTATGACcgtttaagatattttctttttgaCAAAATGTCTGGATATTCGTCAGAGAGCCTCACTCATAGGAAAACACTACAAAAGGTTCCACGGGTATAATCGCATGATCAACCATCCCAAAAGAGTTGAAGGAAATACTTAGCCAAGTTATGGGCACAAACATTTATGGCCCTaggaacaagaaaaaaaaaattctcaaaatttaCAAAAACTTTCAACGCGAAGTACATAATATCGCACAAGCTAGCTACATAACCATGgtcagaaaattttcaaattgtTTGAAAAACTCATGGCCAGAATAGTTATCCATATCGTCCAACCAAACTTATGGAACGATCagtttaaactttaaactttaaaaacCAAAACAAAGTCTACTGCATAGCCATTGAATACATCACCAGTGTAACAAGCAAAGAAACTGACTGGAGTTAGAACTGACTTTCGTTCTTCAAATAGTTTAAAATCGTGGACAGTTCTTTATAGCCGCCATACGGAGGAAAAAAAATGGTCCAACAATATCCTAAAACGAAATCATTTTAGGTACCGTGTCTTCGCGTGAAACAAATTCCAGTATACAAAATACGACGACAAAGTTGATCAACATAATAGAACTCTAATTTCCCAAAGGGAAATAGCCATAAGAAAGTATAGCTTTCTATATCTACAATGACAGCAACTATAACTGAACTCCAATTACCAACGAAAGTCAACAAAGTAAAAATGGTATATATAACCGACAATGACATAGTCTACTACCGCAATTGAACACTAATTTCCAAAAAGGAAGAAGCTATAATAATGCAAACCCTAGTATAACTTACGATGAAAATAGTTTGGTGATAAAGATAACTTAACCCTAATTTCCAAATGGGAAATATAAGCTAGCAATGTGAATCGTTGTAAATACTACTGTACTGTTGAATTGTAGAGAAGAAAGAGGTCAAACGCCAAGAAAAATAATagtaaacaaaaacataagaatcaaaacttcattaaaacttgagCAAATGACAGTTGTCTTACCATCCTTGTCCAAAATTTAGAACTACAATCAAAATAACTACTAAAGAAATAGGTCTTTTAACTCTTCATCAAACAATGTACTAATAAAACTTGCCCAACACATAAAAAGAGCTTAGTAAAGCTATAACAAGTTTGCTCAAATCGGATCAAAATGACCTTCTATAAGCACCTTATGCGGTAGCTGCAGCTGCTCCCTTGCTCCTGGGTGCTGCTTGAGTTCCTATTCAAAATTAATACGTACAAAATCAGCAAAAAACcggataaaaaaaaaagaaaatcacCGAACACGCAACAATTGAAAATATAACATTATGAAACCAAATGAATCAAacccaaataataataatcattaccCTCTCTGAAACCACTCTTGAATCTGCGAGGAACGTTGCGCAGGTACCTCATCCTTCCGGTGCCAGTGGTCTTCCTACGGATCGCCTTGACACTCCAGTTGTCtataatttaacaaaacaaaattaaattaaaaaaaaaaaccatcaaaACAATATGACACTCTAGTTCTAGTAAATCAAATCGTATTCAGATACCGAAGATGTTTATCTATTATTAATCTAAGAAATAAAGTACAAACTTCAGTGATTCGTTCTACAATTCATTCCCATTCATACACATGTTGATAATATACATACATAAGATAGCGAAAAAGAGATGCAAATGAACAAGTTGAGGAAAGAAACTTACAAGTCCTCTTGCGGGCAGCTGGGTAAGCACAAGCTGAGCATCGACTCTTCTGAAGATGGAAACTGCGACGGCCACACCTCACACAGAGAGTGTGGGTCTTGTTCCTCCTCTTACCGAAACTTCCAGTTCCCTTACCCTATAGATTTCATTGCAATTAAAAAAGatcaataaaaaaacaaaaatcaaagtCGAAATCAAGCGAAATTACATGATCTCAGAACGATAGAGAGCAAAACAGAAGAGAGAAAGGTACCATTGTAGCAGAGAGAAATGCAGAAACCCTAGGCGGTGAAGAGGATGAGTTTGGCTAAATAGAAGGAAGCGGCGTTGAGAGGAGTTTATAAGAGCCAAGTGCGAGGGTTTTAGAATGTCTAGGGTTGGAAACAAAAAGGGAACCACTTGGATCGGGTTTCAACATTTTCAAACTGGGCTCTTAGGCCCAATAAGTTGGGCTTTCAAGTAACattttcaatattctcatttTCTATAGCACTTTTGTTTAATACTttaattctctttttcttttcttttttcattattACTACTTTCCACTATTAGTTAGAAGAACAATATATATGaacagaaagaaaaagaaaaaaattccgTCTTAAAAAATAATAGTAATGTTTTTCCCCATGCGTGGTGTTGACTCAAGCTAAATACGTATAACCTGGAGCCTTGAGAAGAAATATTTTGCATAATCccctaatttttaaaataatatctcTCATCTTTCTCAGCTGTTGTTGCCTGTTTGTTGGACGAAAAGTCTTAATTAATATTTCATCATCAAAATTCTTACCATTTTCTCGATGTTTTCAATTATTGCCTTGTTGAGAATAttttatattagttttgtttGCTTATTTTCATAAATTGTGAGatctattgaaaaaaaaaaaattataactttaaTTGTAAAATTTTAACAAGTATTACTTATACACCTAAATAAAAAATTGTAGTAAAAATATATTATGTTACAAAATTATTTTTGTCTCAAATTTTCTTTAAAATTCATGTCTCCAATaacatattaaattttattaataattagtttgttaataatttatatattaataagAACTTTTAAAAAGAGGAAATTATAacaaatatgatatatttttttaaattttgaaaaatatgacAGTTTTTTTGCCTAACgttttttatggcatatttttttttacatttttattgcattttttttccatgtttgtaaaattttatttatataccatattttatcttttatatatttttagtagCTTGTTTTGATATgatttgagattatttttataattttaatctatttgtattattttttatcattcatattttataaaatattttttttacataattttttaaagaaaaaaaatttgagacatttatcaccatactttttattctcatttcttcttattttctttcatttattaTCTTCCCTCAATATTTTATCCGCAGTAACTAGTTAacactatcaaaacaattttgatttttttatagtAATCTTGTGCCCATGTCAGTTTTTTTTAGTTATGTGTGGTAActgattataataataaaaattaattttattttttaagtggtgttgtagtaactagttacaactattaaaataactttgatttttttagtaatgtaccattatcaaaattttaattgaattgtaactggttacttagtgagatttggaaaaCATATGatataaaaaaaagtaaattgatcgtgaaggtaactggttacagctaggtatgaaaaataaaataaatatgaaaaagAACCAGTTgtgatggtaactggttacttagctAGATCTAGAAACAAATAGGATCACAAACAAAAAAGCTAAACTGGACATCATTGTAGTCGGTTACTTAAACCAatctggaaaagaaaaaaaaactcagaaaTTAAACATATTATGACTGTAACCGATTAGAGTTAGATTTAGAAAGGAAAAAATTTACTAGATCTcaaaaagaaggaagaagaagaagaaccagaGGGGCAGGGGAAGAGAAAAGAGAGTGATATTATGAGGGAGAAAAATGAGAGAATAAAATAGAGTtttgtgaatatatgattatggtaatttattttttatattgaaattatcatatttaatttttttacttcGAAACTTaccatatttatataattaattttttttcatatttatgtaaacttcttTTTTAAATACAACAAACTAGTGGTATAATTgctttaaaaaaattgaattttggTAAGGCTGTATTTCTGTCGTCTAAATTTTAGACTGACAAATCTCGTATGCAATATGCACTTTTAAATAATTGTTATTTACGTCTCAAACTACGGCAAATTTAGGTGTCAAATTCCAACGTGACTAATTTCTAATTGTCTTCTAAAATAAATGTATAAAAACACAaaccaattaaaataaaaataataaaaaggagAGGAAATAAAGAATTATAAGAAACATGAAACCATTGTGTATATATCTTCCTGATacagaagaaaatgaagaaacgAAATGCATGATTTCCAATCATTCGACCAAATTCACATGAAATGAAACACTTCCAGTCCAACCGCCTATTCAATAATCAATACAACGATGCAGAGCTATACAAAAGCAGCCTTCTGGCATGGTAATCCCATGAAATATGGCTATTTAAAATGATAACCAATCTTCATTACCACAGCAGTATTGTATTGTGCGCCATGGAAAAAATCCAATCCCCTCCGAGCTAGCAGCTAGTAGAGATTCTCAACAATACGCAGAAGTACCGACCAATTATAATACTATGAAGTGCTGAATCTATCCTCATGCCTAATTTTGATATATTATTCCTAAGCAGCACCAATAGATCAGAGAAAATAATACTAAATTCCACATCAAATCAGTAACCAGAAGAAGATACAAGAACATTGTGTTCTTTAAGACGCTTCTGAAATTGCGCCAAACGGGTTTGTAATTGCATAATCCCTGCAGCCTTCTGAGATAGAATGGCATTCAATTTGGAAACATAATCATCCAGCTGATTCCCTGGTTGATCTGCTTCAACCAATAGATTCATCTCCTGCACCAGAAAATAAGAATCTGTGTAAATACTAAATTGTAATAGgacatttttcttcatttctaCAAGAAACTGAGGATAGCCAAGAGGGTTTGATTAGATACTCTACAAAATTGGAATTGATCAAATTTACACCCAAAACGAAAATGCTACGTGGAATGttcttataaaaaaatataagaacTATGGTTTAAATGCGATGCATTGTATTTCACACTTAATACCCAAAACACAAATGCTATTTTAATGATTATATACCTCTTTAACAATATTCATTGTATCCTCCACTTGCTTCCTGTGAGCATTAACAAGGTCTTCCTCTTCCTGCAACGAGTGACAAAATCATGTTAAAAAGGCTTGTTATTGCTTTGATCACTGATGACGAATGAGAACAATCAATATTTTCCCATAGTCACCTGTAAGAGGACATTCAAATCATCGTCTGAATGTGAGCTTTTGGAATCAACCTTTGGCATTTCTTTCCATTTTGGCTGACCATTGGGTCTCCGTAATTTTTCTTCTGCATTTGAAAACCCATACGATTCTGGCTTCCCGTTCTTTTTCCATAATGATTTTGGCGGCTCATAAGTTTCTTCTGGAGCATCAAAATCATCACTGtcagcttgttcatcctcaaatgTAGAGGAAGTTTGTAAAGCAGAAGATAGGGGCACTGTTGTTGACTCCTTAAGGTTCAAGGTTGGAGGTAACACATCCTTCTTTGGGTTGCTCCCCTTTGAGAGGCTCTTCACTCTGgattattttttttcataataatAAACATTAAAAGGTCAGATATGACATGCGAGTAAAATCAATACAAGAACCAAAATGATCAAGGTGATTTATTTTTTTTACCTATCTGCATATCTGAGTGTATTGAGAGTATGTTCGCATGATCCTGAACTTGGTGATATGCACGACACCATCACAGTGCGTGAATTACCCATGAAAGAATCCCTAAGAACTTCAGTTAATTTACTGCCTCTGAATGGAATGTGACCCTGGTCATTGTCAAGAGCTCTTATGCATTCTTTCAATGCAAGCAAACTCTTATTGATTTCAGCACCTTCCATTCTGCATCATATTTTTTAAACAACTCGTATTATAAGTAGACTACAGACAAAGAAAGAAAAGATATTAAGGGATAACGTGACAATTGGAAATCACAGTACTCCAGATCATTAAATACGATTACAAGTGATTCAAGGGCACTAGACAGACATACAAATATTAAACATACCATCCTATTCCTTGAGATGTTTTATTAAAGTACAAAATAATAGCAGTGATAGGGATAATACCTTGTCTGTTTATCATTATCTGTAGTGTCAGCACCACGTTCACTTCCAGCAAGGTCAATGAATGAGAGCTTGCCAACAAGACGGGGAGGCTTTGATTCACTGCCATCAGCTGATCTCTTTATAGCAAGCTGAAGTATGGCATGTGAACGAGAGGATTCTTCATTTGCACCAGTTGTACCAGTACTTCTGGTGGCACTTCCTCTCTCAATGAGCTCCTTTATTGTCTCTACATCAGACACCCTGTATTCTTGCAAGCCCACAATGCAAACTTGCTGCTTTCCATCCTCTCTCATACAAAGTTTTCTGGTGGAAATAGTGTTCTACCTTTAGGGCCAatcttaattaaaattttaaaaaatcaatgaCAAAAAGGCTTACTTTCGTTCATTGAGGAGATCAAAAAGCTTTCCCCCGTATATTTCAAAAAAGCTCACAAACAATTGAAATCCATGGTTGCGGTATGTGTGATGCATCAACCTCAAGATATCTCGTGATGCCTTAAGAGGCAATGGTTTCATCGTGTAAGTCTTTCCACTACCTGAAAGGGATCCAAAGAAGAAACCAGAATATAATGTGAGCACAATTGAATTCATTATGGAACTCAAAGATGGTATAAAAAAGCTACATCCAACTAATAAAGACAATAAAGATCTCTAACTTTcagtagaaaaataaatatatatatacaaacaaATATTCACAGGTAAAAAAGTTTTGTCACGTGTGTGCATCAAACTGATTTGGAATTACCTGTTTGTCCATAAGCAAAACAAGTTGCCTTTGTGCGTTGAAAAATTATTGGAACAATAGGCTCCACAGTCTCACGGTATACCTAGAAGTAAACAAACAGCATATTAGAATGTTAACATATCCGTACATCTAAATTCCATATAATGTTCATTACTATAATTATCTAAAAGTAGGATATTACCTCGTCATTTGATACCTCCTCATTCAGCACTGCATCAAAAACAAATTCATGCTTTTCTACATATTCTGTAAGGTCAACCTGCAGAAAATTGAGAAACATGTAAAGCCATGGACTATTAAGGTGtacaatacaaaaataaaaatgaacatagaatttgaaaaatatcaaattCTGAATATAGTTCCAAATTCTGAATTTAGTTTTCATAATCTTCTCACAAAAATTAACATACCAAATACACTATCATTGCAAATCCACCAGCATGCAACATTTACCTTGAGCTTAGTCTCATGAACTGTTAGAGAATTAGAATATGTATCTATGATATCTTCCTCATTCTTAGCCAGCTCCTTTTTGTTAAGTGGTCTCTTCCGAACCTGTAACCACAGCATTAGTGTATTAGATGTCGAAATAACAGTGGGACATATAATCTTTCGTATCCAAATTAACCCATATCATAAGGCAGATTAGAATACAGAATTTGGAAACCGCCTCTTCTTACAAGGAAAGCAATCCATTTAGATTGGAATCACATCTCTCATTTATGTTAGGAACTTAGTCGAAGAACAGAAAGGACATACCACAACTTTGATCTTTGCTACAGCACTGGCTTTCTCCTTGTCTACAGCAAGACTTTTCAGGAGGTTGTTTTCTGGCAAACCACGAGCTCTGCCTGTTTGCTTGGTAAGGTATGGTTCAGAGTCATCAAAACTTCGGCCTCGAACAGGATGATACAGAGAATTACCATCATACAAACCAGAGACTGGCATCTACCAATTACATATAAGAGGATGTAAGCAGAAAATATAACCTTAATATGCACTTCCTATTTTAGAGGGAGGGGTAAATAAACTCACTATTCATGATTAACTTAGGAAGACATAAACATATGTGCatgaagaaatgaaacttttCCTAGTCAACGATTAGACATAATGATGATGAGAAAGAATCTTACACTTTGAGTAGGAAAAGCATACAAGCACTTGAGTCCAAGAACGGAGACCATTTAAATTTTTAAAGATATAATACTAGTTACGACCTTTCTTAATGGATTGAACAAATTACAATGCAAGttattaatcatagatatttcAATTAAAATCAACTCAAAATATTTATCGACAGAACTACAGAATCAGTTCATCAAATCAAATGTTTGAGTTCATGCATTACATATACAGAAATATTTAAATCAAACCCAGAAAGCAAAATGCAGTATTTCCCAGTTAATGAAATGCAAGAGACCACCTCAGGAAGAAGCTCGGTGTCAAAAGAATGCAGATCCAATAGTCCAGGACTAAACTCATTGGGCGAGTCATCACCGTTCTTCCTCCTCGGAGGGGTAGATGGCTCCATGTAAAAGTCATTGAAGCCCCTCTGGGCATTCCGATACATTCTAGACCCTTGTGCTCCACCAACACTACCATAGAAACCAAAATCCTGCTTCCAATTTGACCATCAAAGTAGCACAGTCAAACAGCTG
This genomic interval from Humulus lupulus chromosome 8, drHumLupu1.1, whole genome shotgun sequence contains the following:
- the LOC133795895 gene encoding large ribosomal subunit protein eL37x — protein: MGKGTGSFGKRRNKTHTLCVRCGRRSFHLQKSRCSACAYPAARKRTYNWSVKAIRRKTTGTGRMRYLRNVPRRFKSGFREGTQAAPRSKGAAAATA
- the LOC133795896 gene encoding kinesin-like protein KIN-13B; its protein translation is MNGMGRQGQRSGTTGVHHQRQYSDNFLESSSNGRWLQSAGLQHLQSSSANPPLQDFGFYGSVGGAQGSRMYRNAQRGFNDFYMEPSTPPRRKNGDDSPNEFSPGLLDLHSFDTELLPEMPVSGLYDGNSLYHPVRGRSFDDSEPYLTKQTGRARGLPENNLLKSLAVDKEKASAVAKIKVVVRKRPLNKKELAKNEEDIIDTYSNSLTVHETKLKVDLTEYVEKHEFVFDAVLNEEVSNDEVYRETVEPIVPIIFQRTKATCFAYGQTGSGKTYTMKPLPLKASRDILRLMHHTYRNHGFQLFVSFFEIYGGKLFDLLNERKKLCMREDGKQQVCIVGLQEYRVSDVETIKELIERGSATRSTGTTGANEESSRSHAILQLAIKRSADGSESKPPRLVGKLSFIDLAGSERGADTTDNDKQTRMEGAEINKSLLALKECIRALDNDQGHIPFRGSKLTEVLRDSFMGNSRTVMVSCISPSSGSCEHTLNTLRYADRVKSLSKGSNPKKDVLPPTLNLKESTTVPLSSALQTSSTFEDEQADSDDFDAPEETYEPPKSLWKKNGKPESYGFSNAEEKLRRPNGQPKWKEMPKVDSKSSHSDDDLNVLLQEEEDLVNAHRKQVEDTMNIVKEEMNLLVEADQPGNQLDDYVSKLNAILSQKAAGIMQLQTRLAQFQKRLKEHNVLVSSSGY